Genomic window (Streptomyces liliiviolaceus):
ACTGCTCGACGAGGAGCTGACTCCGGCCGGTGAGCAGGTCGACGTCTCGGGCGGGTGGTTCGACGCGGGGGATTTCCTCAAGTTCACCGGCACCACCTCCTATTCGGTGGCCGAACTCCTGCTCGCGCAGCGCGACCTGCCCGAGATGGCAGAGCTGTCGGACGAGGCATCGCACGGGCTGGCCTGGCTGGACAGGATGTGGGACGGCGACACCGAGACCCTCTACGTGCAGGTCGGCATCGGGGCGGGCAACGAGGCCGTACGGACGGATCACGATGTGTGGCGGCTTCCGGAGGCCGACGACCGGCTCGACGTGTCGCCCGGTGACCCGGACTACACGATCAAGCACCGGCCGGTCTTCCGCGCGGCCGAGCCGGGCGAGGGGGTCAGCGCCAGTCTGGCGGGCCGGGTGGCGGCGGCCTTCGCCCTCGCCGCACAGCGCTCCGCCACCGATGACCCCGAGCAGGCCCGGGAGTGGCTGGAGAAGGCCGCCGCCGTCTACGCCCTGGCCGACACCGCCCCCGACCCCGACGAGCCGCCCCTCACCGCGATCCCCGGGAACTTCTATCCCGAGGACTCCTGGCAGGACGACATGGAGTTCGGCGGCGCCGAACTGGCCCTGGCCGCACAGGCGCTCGGGGACGAGCGGGAGGGCGACTGGGCCGACGACGCGGCCCGCTGGGCCGGGGCGTATCTGCGCTCCGACGTCCAGGGCACGCTGGGCGTGGCGGATGTCAGCGCCCTGGCCCACGTGGACCTGGCCGCCGTCCTGGACGGCGGGCGGGCGCACGGGGTCGCGGCGGCTGACCTGTACGACGATCTGCGCCGCCAGTTGGAGGACGGGGTGGCCCGCGCCGGGGACGACCCGTTCGGGGCAGGAGCCGTCTACGACGACTTCGACGCCGTGCCTCACACCTTCGGGCTGGTGGCCACGGCCCGTCTCTACGCCCGGGCCACCGGGGACACGCGGTACGCGGCCTTCGCGGGCCGGCAGCGCGGCTGGGCGCTCGGCGCCAACCCCTGGGGAACCAGCTTCATGATCGGTGCGGGTGAGGTCTATCCGCACTGTCCGGAACACCAGTTGGCCAACCTCCGGGGCAGCCTCGACGGCAAGGGCGCCATTCTGCGGGGAGCGGTCGTCAACGGCCCCAACGACGCGGGGAAACTGGAGGAGTTGAACAGCTTTCCCACGATGAAGAAGTGCACGGCAGCCCCGCCGGAGGGCGCCTGGAGCGACTTCGACGGCAAGGGTGCGCGCTACCTGGACGATGTGGGCGCCTGGCAGACCGTGGAGCCCGCGCTGGACTTCACCACGACGGCCCTGCTGGCCTTCGCCCTGACCGCGCGAGCCGGCGAACGGTAGTCTCACGCAGACGCTCCGACGGAGATACCGGCTGAAAGGCGGACATGAACACCGACTGGGAGTGGGACGACACCCTGTTCCTGGGCTCGGCCTCCTATTACCGGCGCGGCAGACTCCCGTACGCCCCCGGGCTCGCGGACGCGCTCGCCGAGATCCTGGCGCTCGACGGGCGAGGACGCCTCATCGACGTGGGCTGCGGACCCGGCACCGTCGCCCTGAGCCTGGTGGACCTGTTCGGCGAGGTCGTCGGCGTGGACCCGGACAGCGGGATGATCGCCGAGGCGGCTCGTGAGGCCGCCGGGCTCGGGGTGGGCGGGAAGACGCGATGGGTGCGGGCCAGGGCCGAGGAACTGCCCGCCGGTCTCGGCACGTTCACCGTCGCGGTCTTCGCCCAGTCCTTCCACTGGATGGACCGGGAGCTGGTGGCGGCCACCGTGCGGGACATGCTCGGGTCCGGTGGAGCGCTGGTGCACATCTCCGACCTGAAGACACAGACCCGCGGCGTCGAGGACCTGCCGTATCCGGCGGTGCCGTACGCGGCCCTCGAAGAGCTGGTGGGCGGCTATCTCGGGCCGGTCCGCCGGGCCGGCCGGGGCGTGCTGCCGCACGGGACCCCCGGTGGCGAGGCGGTGGTGTTCGCCCGGGCCGGATTCACCGGCCCCCAGCGGCATGTCGTGCCCGGCGGGCAGGCTCTGGAGCGCACGAGTGACGACGTCGTCGCGGGCGTCTTCTCGATGTCGTTCTCGGCCCCGCACCTGTTCGGCACCCGCCGGGACGACTTCGAGGCGGACGTACGCCGGCTGCTACGGGCGGCCTCCCCGACGGACCGCTTCTCCGAACGCCTGCCGGGCACCGAGATCTTCGTCTGGCGCAAGGCCCCTACCGCAGCAGCAAGGGCCTAGGGCCTAACCGCTGTGGGTGGCGCTGCGGATCGCCCGCCAGCGGCGGATGAAGAACCGCAGGAAGAGCGTCTCGCACAGCACGGCGTAGAGGAGGACGCCGCCGACGACGGCGAGATCGTCCCGGAGGGTCGGGCTGGGCTCCAGCCGTCCGACCAGGAAGTAGCCGCCGAGGCTCTGGGCGAGCACGCCGGTGCTGAGGATGAACACCGCCGTGGCGATGTACGGGTAGCCCATGTGCGTACCGGAGGAGACGAGCCGGGATTCCCAGCTGAGGACGTCCCCCGTGCCCAGAAGGCTGTTGATCCGGCGCTCGACCGCCGCGACGCCCTGGCCGGCCCGCTGGGAGCGGTGGTACTCCCCCAGCCAGATCAGCAGGCTCGCCTTCGCGGCTCCCGGGACGAAGAGCAGACAGGCCGGGATCAGGAAGCCCCGGGGCAGATCGGAGGTGATCATGGCGGCGGTGACGACC
Coding sequences:
- a CDS encoding glycoside hydrolase family 9 protein; the encoded protein is MNSPRKPRLLVAAAAGLGTLLLAASLHGPPFGGDGPTSTEVAIRVDQVGYARGEAKRAYVMGPAAALAGARFEVVDAGNDEVVTAGRLGAVTGRWNAEFPSVRSVDLSALNTPGTYRIVLTGSAAGRSPAFRVTGARELMTPLVRDNVRFLQAQRDGADVFTGGPRSALRHGPSHLADEDATVYEPPEYDEEGTELLDEELTPAGEQVDVSGGWFDAGDFLKFTGTTSYSVAELLLAQRDLPEMAELSDEASHGLAWLDRMWDGDTETLYVQVGIGAGNEAVRTDHDVWRLPEADDRLDVSPGDPDYTIKHRPVFRAAEPGEGVSASLAGRVAAAFALAAQRSATDDPEQAREWLEKAAAVYALADTAPDPDEPPLTAIPGNFYPEDSWQDDMEFGGAELALAAQALGDEREGDWADDAARWAGAYLRSDVQGTLGVADVSALAHVDLAAVLDGGRAHGVAAADLYDDLRRQLEDGVARAGDDPFGAGAVYDDFDAVPHTFGLVATARLYARATGDTRYAAFAGRQRGWALGANPWGTSFMIGAGEVYPHCPEHQLANLRGSLDGKGAILRGAVVNGPNDAGKLEELNSFPTMKKCTAAPPEGAWSDFDGKGARYLDDVGAWQTVEPALDFTTTALLAFALTARAGER
- a CDS encoding class I SAM-dependent methyltransferase — protein: MNTDWEWDDTLFLGSASYYRRGRLPYAPGLADALAEILALDGRGRLIDVGCGPGTVALSLVDLFGEVVGVDPDSGMIAEAAREAAGLGVGGKTRWVRARAEELPAGLGTFTVAVFAQSFHWMDRELVAATVRDMLGSGGALVHISDLKTQTRGVEDLPYPAVPYAALEELVGGYLGPVRRAGRGVLPHGTPGGEAVVFARAGFTGPQRHVVPGGQALERTSDDVVAGVFSMSFSAPHLFGTRRDDFEADVRRLLRAASPTDRFSERLPGTEIFVWRKAPTAAARA